The bacterium nucleotide sequence CGGCCAGCCGGCGCGCGACAAACCGCAGTCGTTCGTCCATCACCGAACACTCCTTCCAGGGCATCGCTCCCCCCCTTTCAGAGGGAGGAGGTGTTACCCATGTGTCCGGTACAACCTGTTACCTATGTCTCGGGTCGGTCACAACGTTTCCGGAAGCGCGCTCACCCTTGAACTCGCGCGATTTCGTCAACAATTTATTAGCAGCGTCCGCGGCCCGCTGCCGGCCCCTCGCGCTCGCGTGGACGTAGCGCGAGAGCGTGAACGACGCCGACTTATGACCGAGCCCGTCCCCCACCGTGCGGTAATCGATCCCCTCGGCCACCAGGAAGGTCGCGTGGAAATGACGGAGATCGTAGGGACGGGTAGGCGAACCTGCAACGCACGGCCTGGGCGCGGCTGTGAGATCGATCCCCGCCGGCGCGCCCAGGCCCGAAGCAGGCGTCAGATTACATCGATGTACCCGGCCTGATAGCCGATCCGACCCAACCCGGCACCTTCAACCGCCATGGCCCATCCAGCATTCCCCGTATCGCATGGGATGACGCAGGACCACCGGAACGTGCCCTTCTTGGAGGGCGTGAATGTATACGTCGTGATCCCGGGGGTGATGTTCCCGTTGGAGAGATCGAGCCCGGGCTTGAGCATGATGTTCAAGTCCAGGTCCGGCGCAGTCATCGTATGCGGCATGTCGTCATAGTTGATGATGGTGAACCGCACGGGCGTACCGGCATGCAGGACGAAGCTGTACGGCACGAATGCGTCGTGGGTCCTGCCGTCCGGACCCTTGATCATCTGGCTGCTGTCCGGGAAGAGATACACCTTGACCTCCTGCACCGTTGGGGCCGGGGCCGGAGTGGCGGCTGGGGCGACCCCGGCAAGCAACAGCACACCGGCGAACAGCCCGACCACCGCGCTCAGGACGCGCCAACGCGTCACCATGCCTCGAGTCATGTTCATCATCCTCCTCGCCTCGCGCGCTCTCGCGAGCGTCCCTCGTCCGGCGTGACACCCGAGCCATGGCGCGCGGAGTCTACTTTGTTGCCATCATCATTGCGCCCGCGGGCGTGACGCTGGGCGCCTCGGCCGTGGAAGAGACCACCAACGTGAACCACTGGCCGGCCATCGCGTGTCCCGGTACGGCACAGACAACGTCGTACGTCCCGGACTTGCTCGCCTCGAACGTGAACGTCTGCTTACCGCCCTTGGAGAGCCCCGCCGCGGGATCCTTGGTCGCCGCACCGGCGAACACGGGGGTCGTCGACGGCGCCGCCACCTGACCCGTACCGGCCGGCAGCACGACCAGACTATGGGGGGCCATGCCCACGTTCTCGAAGTGCACGACGACTTGCCAGCCGGCGGGGACCGTCACCGTCATGCCGCCCTTATGGTATCCGTTGAAGCCGAGTTCCACGTTCTTCTGACCGGCGACAACCGTCAACTCAACCGTGTGCGCTGCCGCGGCCAGAGCCGGCGCCCCGGCCGCCTGGAACGGGCCCGGCACGGCTCCGGGGCCAATGACCGGGATCGTCACCCCCACCGCCAGCACGATAAGCGTCGTCCAGTATCCCCGAGGCATCCTCATCCTCCCCACTCCCTCCCCGCCCCTGGATCCTTGCTCCCCATCGTATGGGGCCGGTGATTTGCGGGCCATCGGGCGGCCAGTGCATTGGGCATCGGGCGCTCGCTCGAAAGCGGCACCCGATCTCAGAACTGGTAGTCCAACTGCGCTCGGTACAGCTGTAACTGCTCGACCCCGCCGGTCCGCAGGTCACGGGCAAGGAACGTGATCTTGGCGTTGGGCGCGAATGCGTACCCGACCCCGGCTTCCCACTCGGTCAGACTCTGGCTGTTGGAGATATTGTTGCCGCCGACAAAGGTGCCGTAGATCGTCCACTTGTCGGTCGGATTAAACATCAGTTGCGCGGTGAAGCCCTGCGCGTTGCCGGGATAGAGCACATCGGCCATCGGGAAATCGGCCTCGGCCGCGCCGTACGGCGGGTAGAAGTTCTGGCCGTAGTTGACATACCCGGTCAGGAGCGACAGGCCGTGCGCGTGCAGCAGCTTGTCGAGGTCGCAGGTCACGTTCGCCTGCCACCCGCTGTCGGAGGTCCCATGGACCGCGTCGTTCCACTGCGCGTACTCGCCGTCGAGGTGGATCCCCATCGCGATGTCCCAGTTC carries:
- a CDS encoding sulfocyanin-like copper-binding protein, which gives rise to MRMPRGYWTTLIVLAVGVTIPVIGPGAVPGPFQAAGAPALAAAAHTVELTVVAGQKNVELGFNGYHKGGMTVTVPAGWQVVVHFENVGMAPHSLVVLPAGTGQVAAPSTTPVFAGAATKDPAAGLSKGGKQTFTFEASKSGTYDVVCAVPGHAMAGQWFTLVVSSTAEAPSVTPAGAMMMATK